The following are encoded together in the Pleurocapsa sp. FMAR1 genome:
- a CDS encoding PD-(D/E)XK nuclease family protein gives MGKYWRYNVSYTSWSQISPPIGKEHWHCDRKRGYSRARKKEPLIKELVNVDNTAQKIGHLAQRGVYEFHQNIQLLSEPDGVRKVAEMLRLSQESDEVRERVESILDNYYQKPILLDRNVAELSRGDGSYPKPIPIKYGNLTFALYAAFDCVLLEPDNTIHILDFKTGKSDFDLRQAYVYLLAAKHLYPNHKAIASFYNLEKQVASEPRSASPQAIKSMYIELSSVAKKLQQDLQRYKRNPDLFDRIFPANPGFSCKYCAFNSVCEYAAL, from the coding sequence ATGGGTAAGTATTGGAGATACAACGTTAGCTATACTAGCTGGTCACAAATTTCACCCCCAATAGGAAAGGAACACTGGCATTGCGATCGCAAGCGAGGCTACAGCAGAGCCAGAAAAAAAGAGCCTCTGATTAAAGAGTTAGTAAATGTAGACAATACTGCTCAAAAAATTGGTCATTTAGCGCAAAGAGGAGTTTACGAATTTCATCAAAATATTCAGTTACTCTCTGAACCTGATGGGGTACGGAAAGTTGCTGAGATGTTGAGATTATCTCAAGAATCAGACGAAGTTAGAGAAAGAGTTGAATCAATTTTAGACAACTACTATCAAAAACCAATTTTGCTCGATAGAAATGTTGCAGAACTCTCTAGAGGAGATGGATCTTATCCCAAACCAATACCAATTAAATACGGTAATTTGACTTTTGCTTTGTATGCAGCTTTTGACTGTGTTTTGCTAGAACCAGATAACACTATTCATATCTTGGATTTTAAAACTGGTAAAAGCGATTTCGATTTACGTCAAGCTTATGTGTATCTGCTAGCAGCCAAGCATCTTTATCCGAATCATAAAGCGATCGCCTCATTTTACAATTTGGAAAAACAAGTTGCTTCAGAGCCTCGCTCCGCTTCTCCTCAAGCTATTAAATCAATGTATATCGAACTATCTTCAGTAGCAAAGAAACTGCAACAGGACTTACAACGCTATAAACGTAATCCTGATTTATTTGATCGCATCTTTCCTGCTAACCCTGGCTTTTCCTGCAAATACTGTGCTTTCAATTCTGTGTGTGAATACGCTGCATTATAA
- a CDS encoding helix-turn-helix domain-containing protein, protein MSSKTFGKLIRQARKDQEYSQRELAKLIGVNFTYLSKLENDHADYPPSSGVIQSLAKHLDLDKTELTYLAGRINPEDTEIFQDLFKQYKENMPVLLRRLRDNPEFAKKVFSEVDRDKTEEE, encoded by the coding sequence GTGAGTAGCAAAACTTTCGGCAAGTTAATTCGACAAGCTCGTAAAGACCAAGAATACAGTCAAAGAGAATTGGCAAAATTAATTGGCGTTAATTTTACCTATCTCTCTAAACTGGAAAACGACCATGCAGATTATCCTCCAAGTTCAGGGGTCATTCAATCATTAGCCAAGCATTTAGATCTTGACAAGACAGAATTAACTTATCTTGCAGGGAGAATTAATCCTGAAGACACGGAAATTTTTCAAGACTTATTCAAACAATACAAAGAAAATATGCCCGTATTGCTTCGTCGTTTGCGAGATAACCCTGAATTTGCCAAGAAAGTTTTCTCAGAAGTAGATCGAGACAAAACAGAGGAAGAATAA
- a CDS encoding ImmA/IrrE family metallo-endopeptidase, translating into MNVIKPFRFHSKAELETIAAKLRSQVEQSRRRRLNADSVAEGIADYLDLCIVRKSIPADRQGKIAAMIIPVKKLVYINEDISALEGGFGQSTIAHEIGHWILHIDKQAVGEYIDRQEKGLEIEVQPFLCRSQQSAKNIEWQAEYFAGCLLMPEYKLIEAKQGRDLTNWKHLYAIADEFGVTISNLLCRLKSLGWIVKNNNSKQIYLGKKIPSLEVRRERH; encoded by the coding sequence TTGAACGTAATCAAACCTTTTCGTTTTCATTCCAAAGCTGAACTAGAGACTATAGCTGCCAAACTTCGCTCACAAGTTGAACAAAGTCGTCGTCGCCGTTTGAACGCTGATTCTGTAGCTGAAGGAATAGCCGATTACTTGGACTTATGTATTGTTAGAAAAAGTATTCCTGCTGACCGACAGGGCAAAATTGCTGCCATGATTATTCCAGTAAAAAAACTTGTTTATATCAATGAAGATATTTCAGCGTTAGAAGGTGGATTTGGACAATCTACTATTGCTCATGAAATTGGGCATTGGATATTGCATATAGATAAACAAGCAGTAGGAGAATATATTGATCGCCAAGAAAAGGGTCTTGAAATAGAAGTTCAACCTTTCTTATGCCGTAGTCAACAATCTGCTAAAAACATAGAATGGCAAGCTGAGTACTTTGCGGGTTGTTTATTAATGCCTGAGTATAAGTTGATCGAGGCAAAACAAGGACGCGATTTGACTAACTGGAAACATTTATATGCGATCGCCGATGAATTTGGTGTAACAATATCTAATCTTCTTTGTCGTCTTAAATCTCTAGGCTGGATTGTCAAGAACAATAATTCAAAGCAAATTTATCTAGGTAAAAAAATACCTTCTTTGGAAGTGCGACGAGAAAGACATTAA
- a CDS encoding glycosyltransferase family 4 protein, which translates to MSTLPKIAINGTYIQKQASGLGVFTNNLISELMNFDEFDYALYSHSDLFQTKYPDKSITVADTLSPDCGFPGHIKRLWWYQTKLRQQLTKQNAALFYSPVIEGMLFPVVPQIVTVHDLIPLKYPELSPKWQYYYRYVVPFILKRSQKIICISQHTKKDLIENYQLNPESIEVVYLGFDRELFSPKPNPDILQKYSLDKYFLYVGDMRFYKNLGRCLEAFDRLPCKDCQFVITGQKDDFFYPEIKRQTELLSAKDRIIFLDYVPAADLPGLYSMAQCLVFASLYEGFGLPVLEAMACGCPVIASDSTSIPEVGGDSVLYVDPYDVENITQGMNDILTNPNLRHNLSHKGLERAKSFSWDKTAKDVQQIFRECLL; encoded by the coding sequence ATGTCTACACTGCCAAAAATCGCCATCAACGGGACTTATATTCAAAAACAGGCTAGCGGTTTGGGAGTATTTACCAATAATTTAATTTCTGAGTTGATGAATTTTGACGAGTTTGATTATGCTCTTTATTCGCACTCTGATTTATTTCAGACTAAATACCCAGACAAGTCTATTACTGTGGCAGATACTTTATCTCCTGACTGCGGTTTTCCTGGACATATCAAGCGTCTTTGGTGGTATCAAACTAAGTTACGCCAGCAGCTAACTAAACAAAATGCAGCCTTGTTTTATTCTCCCGTGATCGAGGGAATGCTGTTTCCTGTTGTTCCTCAGATAGTTACCGTTCATGATTTGATCCCCCTCAAATACCCTGAATTGAGTCCTAAATGGCAATATTATTATCGCTATGTTGTACCTTTCATTCTTAAGCGATCGCAAAAAATTATTTGTATTTCTCAACACACAAAAAAAGACCTAATTGAGAATTATCAGCTAAATCCAGAATCAATAGAGGTGGTTTATCTGGGGTTTGACCGAGAATTATTTTCTCCCAAACCAAATCCAGACATTCTCCAAAAATATAGCTTGGATAAATATTTTCTCTATGTGGGAGATATGCGATTTTACAAAAACCTTGGTCGTTGCTTAGAGGCTTTTGATCGCTTACCTTGCAAAGATTGTCAATTTGTCATTACTGGTCAAAAAGATGACTTTTTTTATCCCGAAATTAAGCGTCAAACTGAACTATTATCAGCCAAAGATAGAATTATCTTTTTAGACTATGTACCCGCCGCTGATTTACCTGGCTTGTATTCGATGGCGCAATGCTTAGTATTCGCCTCTCTTTACGAAGGGTTTGGTTTGCCAGTATTAGAAGCAATGGCTTGTGGTTGTCCTGTAATTGCAAGCGATAGCACCTCTATCCCAGAGGTTGGAGGAGATAGCGTGCTGTATGTCGATCCCTATGATGTAGAAAATATTACTCAGGGAATGAATGATATTTTAACTAACCCTAATCTTCGTCACAATCTCAGCCACAAAGGATTAGAACGTGCTAAGTCATTTAGTTGGGACAAGACAGCTAAAGATGTGCAGCAGATATTTAGAGAATGTCTTCTTTAG
- a CDS encoding response regulator codes for MTTVLIVEDDPINLRVFSKILTKKGNLQVKGTEIVEEVLQFAQSGDIDAILMDVALANSIYQGKPVDGIEITQMLKADPATSNLPVILVTAHAMEGDRENFLNQSGADGYISKPVVDHEAFIQQIVSLINKT; via the coding sequence ATGACAACGGTTTTGATTGTAGAAGATGACCCCATCAATTTGCGGGTTTTTTCCAAGATACTAACAAAAAAAGGCAATTTGCAGGTCAAAGGGACAGAAATTGTCGAAGAAGTCCTACAATTTGCTCAATCTGGCGATATTGATGCCATTTTGATGGATGTAGCTCTTGCTAATAGTATTTATCAGGGAAAACCAGTAGATGGAATTGAAATCACCCAAATGTTAAAGGCAGATCCCGCAACCTCAAATTTACCAGTGATCTTGGTGACTGCTCACGCTATGGAAGGCGATCGCGAAAATTTTCTCAATCAAAGTGGTGCAGATGGCTACATCTCTAAACCAGTAGTTGACCATGAAGCATTTATTCAACAGATCGTTTCTTTAATCAATAAGACATAA
- a CDS encoding DNA gyrase/topoisomerase IV subunit A: protein MAQQLNLLGSGQIIPTPLHQEMERSYLEYAMSVIVGRALPDVRDGLKPVHRRILYAMYELGLTPDRPFRKCARVVGDVLGKYHPHGDQSVYDALVRLVQSFSTRYPLLDGHGNFGSVDNDPPAAMRYTETRLAPVAFEAMLTEIGEATVNFSNNFDNSQTEPVVLPVQLPILLLNGCSGIAVGMATNIPPHNLGEIVDGLIALIDRPTITDEKLWELIPGPDFPTGGEIVEVQGIQDAYRTGRGIIKMRGIAQIEKIATGKKRRREKKALVITELPYQVNKAGWIEKVADLVNQGRIEGISDIRDESDRSGMRVVIEIKKDITAPKVLHQLYRQTALQSNFGTIMLALVDNKPIQLPLRSVLEEFLKFREQTLRRQYGHELEEAEQRLHLVEGLLLALNQIDAVIEILRHAPDGTTAKIRLQEELDLSPTQGDSILAMPMRRLTGLEKQKLETELEDLQERIGNLNTVLGDRNELMKSLKKELRSLKRKFSDERRTRIVNVAVNEEVKPAATPKKTTEKKKTTKDPALSVSPTLTFERSVKAKLKVTNSGCIYWENPTKDSEASIFKQDEDFILYEEPIGDRDKLIVVTDSGKIYPVPTGEIPSSLETTELPAVELLSSAAQRDAKHTVAHFFLPEKHNNLDLVLLTETGIIKRLDASELDALGNRGLVLVKLKEKDILKYFFFTEAEQEVVIATTGGRILRLPVDDVQIPIMGRNAQGNRVMRLRLKESLAGSCAVRSNDQIAVISQLGFGKRIQINTLRLGNRGDIGTQAIQFTTKEDMLAGIISTKGRKNITLTTNINRRLVLPVNSLKLADKSSTGEKIGKLKADEIITGIYPYV, encoded by the coding sequence ATGGCACAGCAGCTTAACTTACTAGGAAGTGGTCAAATCATTCCTACTCCTCTTCACCAAGAAATGGAGAGATCGTATCTCGAATACGCCATGAGCGTCATTGTCGGCAGAGCCTTACCTGACGTGAGAGATGGACTAAAACCCGTACATAGGCGCATTCTGTATGCGATGTATGAGTTGGGATTAACTCCAGACCGTCCCTTTCGTAAGTGCGCTCGCGTGGTGGGAGATGTTTTGGGAAAATATCATCCCCACGGCGATCAGTCGGTTTATGATGCCTTGGTGCGTTTGGTACAAAGCTTTTCTACTCGTTATCCTCTGCTAGATGGTCATGGTAACTTTGGCTCAGTGGATAATGATCCGCCTGCTGCCATGCGCTACACCGAAACCAGACTTGCGCCTGTGGCTTTTGAGGCAATGCTGACCGAGATTGGCGAAGCTACGGTTAACTTTAGCAATAACTTTGACAATTCCCAAACCGAACCTGTCGTTTTACCTGTTCAACTACCAATTTTACTTCTCAATGGTTGCTCAGGTATTGCGGTAGGGATGGCGACTAATATTCCTCCTCATAACCTGGGAGAAATAGTCGATGGTTTGATTGCTTTAATCGATCGCCCGACTATAACTGACGAAAAGCTTTGGGAGTTAATACCTGGTCCTGATTTCCCCACAGGAGGAGAAATTGTTGAAGTCCAAGGGATTCAGGATGCTTATCGCACAGGTAGAGGCATCATTAAGATGCGGGGAATTGCTCAAATTGAAAAGATAGCTACAGGCAAGAAACGGCGTAGAGAAAAGAAAGCTCTGGTAATTACAGAGTTGCCCTATCAGGTAAATAAAGCAGGCTGGATCGAAAAAGTTGCCGATCTGGTTAACCAGGGAAGAATTGAGGGGATTTCTGATATTCGCGATGAAAGCGATCGCAGTGGAATGCGAGTAGTCATTGAAATCAAAAAAGATATTACCGCCCCCAAAGTTCTGCATCAACTTTATCGCCAAACGGCTTTGCAGAGCAATTTTGGGACAATTATGCTGGCATTGGTGGATAATAAGCCAATTCAGCTACCTTTACGCAGTGTTTTAGAGGAGTTCTTGAAATTTCGCGAACAGACTCTGAGAAGACAGTATGGACACGAATTAGAAGAGGCTGAACAACGGCTGCATTTGGTAGAGGGTTTATTACTAGCTTTAAACCAGATTGATGCGGTAATTGAGATTCTACGTCACGCTCCTGACGGCACGACAGCGAAAATACGTCTCCAGGAAGAGTTAGACCTTTCTCCAACCCAAGGAGATTCAATTTTAGCAATGCCCATGCGTCGTCTGACAGGTTTAGAAAAACAAAAGCTAGAAACTGAACTAGAAGATTTACAAGAGCGTATTGGCAATTTAAATACGGTACTAGGCGATCGCAATGAGTTGATGAAGTCGCTTAAAAAGGAATTACGTTCTCTCAAGCGAAAGTTTAGCGATGAACGTCGTACCCGCATTGTAAACGTAGCTGTCAATGAAGAAGTTAAGCCAGCAGCTACTCCCAAAAAAACTACCGAAAAGAAAAAGACAACCAAAGATCCTGCTTTAAGCGTATCTCCTACCCTGACTTTTGAACGCTCTGTCAAAGCAAAACTGAAGGTAACTAATTCTGGGTGTATCTATTGGGAAAATCCGACCAAAGATAGCGAAGCAAGTATTTTTAAGCAAGATGAAGATTTTATTTTGTATGAAGAACCAATTGGCGATCGCGATAAGTTAATCGTAGTTACCGATAGTGGCAAAATATATCCTGTCCCTACAGGCGAAATTCCGTCTAGTTTGGAAACTACCGAATTACCCGCAGTCGAACTGCTTTCCTCCGCAGCCCAAAGAGATGCTAAGCATACGGTAGCTCATTTTTTCTTGCCCGAAAAACACAATAATCTCGATTTAGTATTACTAACGGAAACCGGGATAATCAAACGCTTGGATGCCAGTGAATTGGATGCTTTGGGCAATCGGGGCTTAGTCTTAGTCAAGCTGAAAGAAAAAGATATTCTCAAATATTTCTTTTTTACCGAAGCAGAACAAGAGGTTGTGATTGCCACTACAGGAGGCCGTATTTTACGGTTACCCGTTGACGATGTGCAAATTCCCATTATGGGACGAAATGCTCAGGGAAATCGGGTGATGCGTCTCAGACTCAAAGAAAGCTTGGCTGGTTCTTGTGCGGTTAGATCTAACGATCAAATCGCCGTAATTTCTCAGCTAGGATTTGGTAAACGCATTCAGATTAATACTCTTAGGTTAGGTAATCGCGGCGATATTGGAACTCAGGCAATTCAATTTACGACCAAAGAGGATATGCTAGCAGGGATTATCTCCACTAAAGGCAGGAAAAATATTACCTTGACCACCAATATTAATCGCCGATTAGTTTTACCTGTTAATAGTCTCAAACTAGCTGATAAAAGTAGTACGGGAGAAAAAATTGGCAAACTGAAAGCAGATGAAATTATCACGGGGATTTATCCGTATGTTTAG
- a CDS encoding Uma2 family endonuclease: MTLLRSNPIPTLEEFLNLPETKPASEYIDGKIYQKPMPQGKHSRLQTCLSTSINQAGEPQKLALALTELRCTFAGRSIVPDIAVFEWQKIPVDEKGRIANRFEIAPDWIIEILSLEQSANQVIRKIIFSLKNGSKLGYLIDPDDESITVFQPNQLPDVKEKQDMLPVLDVLQNWQTKVEDVFSWLNFV; this comes from the coding sequence ATGACATTACTTCGGTCGAATCCAATACCCACCCTGGAGGAGTTTTTAAATTTACCAGAAACTAAACCAGCAAGTGAATATATTGATGGAAAAATTTATCAAAAACCGATGCCCCAGGGAAAACATAGCCGATTACAAACTTGCTTATCTACTTCTATTAATCAAGCAGGAGAACCTCAAAAGTTAGCATTAGCATTAACAGAGTTGCGCTGTACTTTTGCTGGTCGGTCTATAGTTCCAGACATAGCTGTGTTTGAATGGCAAAAAATTCCTGTAGATGAAAAGGGTCGGATTGCTAATAGATTTGAAATAGCCCCCGATTGGATAATTGAAATTCTTTCCCTCGAACAATCGGCAAACCAAGTTATCCGCAAAATTATATTTTCTCTTAAAAATGGCTCAAAATTAGGCTATCTCATCGATCCTGATGATGAATCAATTACAGTTTTTCAACCAAACCAATTGCCAGATGTAAAGGAAAAGCAAGATATGCTACCTGTTTTAGATGTTCTACAAAACTGGCAAACAAAAGTTGAAGATGTATTTAGCTGGTTGAATTTTGTGTAA
- a CDS encoding tetratricopeptide repeat protein, whose amino-acid sequence MNIFSVQERMLAQQQTNPLEVKINPNDPLIPAGYGQRELTSFEKYRIKEAIAKLDQTAKAELSQGNGNKAFKLWYRQLKLARAVDSKTEIKALGDVGAIAWQETRGTDVRNIAERLIAIQEELTTEKLLSPSLLDNFATAYQQVRYIDQEIAIYQQILTNSRKADNLVAEQNNLKTLGKLYLARFDYLNAADVYQELLVLADQGSKPTQKVDFYLNTLMYIYDRTEQANKAIAIKERLIKQYTAAQKLDKIPALTMAIADDYKTLKKRDKAINAYERAFETASKLQQFAIANDALTKLAQTYQQSKNTDKAIATYTKLLKVQQQTYSYYGLINTYDTLGKIYLQLNQKSQAKQYFQQGLELAKSLNYKIKYFDNRVKLL is encoded by the coding sequence TTGAATATTTTTTCGGTTCAAGAAAGAATGTTGGCTCAACAACAAACTAATCCTTTAGAAGTGAAAATTAATCCTAATGATCCTTTAATTCCTGCTGGTTATGGTCAGCGAGAATTGACTTCCTTTGAAAAATATCGAATTAAAGAAGCCATAGCCAAACTCGATCAAACTGCAAAAGCAGAATTGTCACAAGGCAATGGGAATAAAGCTTTTAAACTTTGGTATCGCCAGCTAAAATTAGCTCGTGCAGTCGATTCAAAGACAGAAATCAAAGCATTGGGAGATGTAGGCGCGATCGCCTGGCAAGAAACTCGTGGCACTGATGTACGTAATATTGCTGAACGTTTAATTGCTATTCAAGAGGAATTAACTACAGAAAAATTATTATCTCCTAGTCTATTAGATAATTTTGCTACTGCTTATCAACAGGTGCGATATATAGATCAAGAAATAGCTATTTACCAGCAAATTTTAACTAATAGTAGAAAGGCAGATAATTTAGTTGCTGAACAAAATAACTTAAAGACATTAGGTAAATTATATTTAGCGAGATTTGATTATCTTAATGCTGCTGATGTTTACCAAGAATTATTAGTCTTAGCCGATCAAGGATCTAAACCTACTCAGAAAGTTGATTTTTATTTGAATACTTTAATGTATATCTATGATCGCACTGAGCAAGCAAATAAAGCGATCGCCATTAAAGAACGTCTGATTAAACAATATACTGCTGCTCAAAAACTTGATAAAATACCTGCTTTGACAATGGCGATCGCCGATGACTATAAAACCTTAAAAAAACGAGATAAGGCAATAAATGCTTACGAGCGGGCATTTGAAACGGCATCTAAACTTCAGCAGTTTGCCATAGCTAATGATGCTTTAACAAAATTGGCACAGACATACCAACAAAGCAAAAATACAGATAAGGCGATCGCAACTTATACTAAATTACTTAAAGTTCAACAACAAACCTACAGTTACTATGGCTTAATTAATACTTACGATACTTTAGGTAAAATATATCTTCAGTTAAATCAAAAATCTCAAGCTAAACAATATTTTCAACAAGGTTTAGAGTTGGCGAAATCTCTAAACTATAAGATCAAATATTTTGATAATCGAGTTAAACTATTATAG
- a CDS encoding carotenoid oxygenase family protein, with the protein MTNTIPQTANSPYNTEEWKRGYDSQPNEYEYEITDVEGNIPPDLMGTLFRNGPGLLDIGGSAIHHPFDGDGMISAFSFKDGKVYYRNRFIRTEAYVKEQEAGKILYRGVFGTPKPGGFFNNLFDIKLKNIANTGVIYWGGKLLALWEAAEPHRLNPKTLETIGLEYLDGVLEPGDAFAAHPWVDPSCDLDDGAPCLVNFRVDPGLSSKITLFEFAPSGKLLRRHSHSIAGFSFIHDFMITPQYAIFFQNPVSFNPLPFLLGMRGAGECVQFQPDKPTNVILIARDPSNKEVKTFSVESGFVFHHANAFEQDSKVYVDSITYQTLPQVQPNSDYKAVDFEGLDPGQLWRFTLNLEDGSVERQMLESRCCEFPTHNPDKVGRNYQYLYIGAAPSDTGRNAPLQAILKLDLHTKERQLHSFAPSGFVSEPIFVPKPNAEKEDAGWVLTLVYDGSKHRSTLAILDGENLAQEPVALLHLKHHVPYGLHGSWCDEVFI; encoded by the coding sequence ATGACCAACACCATTCCCCAAACAGCCAATAGTCCATACAACACCGAAGAATGGAAACGGGGTTACGACTCTCAGCCAAATGAATATGAGTATGAAATTACCGATGTAGAAGGCAATATTCCCCCAGACTTGATGGGAACACTGTTTCGCAATGGACCTGGATTATTAGACATTGGTGGTTCGGCGATTCATCATCCTTTTGATGGAGACGGAATGATCAGCGCCTTCTCTTTCAAAGATGGAAAGGTATATTATCGTAACCGTTTTATCAGAACTGAAGCTTATGTAAAGGAACAAGAAGCAGGTAAAATTCTTTATCGAGGTGTGTTTGGCACACCAAAACCTGGAGGATTTTTTAATAATCTCTTCGACATTAAGTTAAAAAATATTGCCAACACTGGAGTAATTTACTGGGGTGGTAAACTTCTTGCTCTTTGGGAAGCAGCAGAACCTCACCGCCTAAATCCAAAAACCTTAGAAACTATAGGATTAGAATATCTGGATGGTGTGCTAGAACCAGGAGATGCTTTTGCGGCACATCCTTGGGTAGATCCTAGCTGCGATTTAGATGACGGCGCACCCTGTTTGGTCAATTTTCGAGTCGATCCAGGGCTTTCTAGTAAGATTACTTTGTTTGAATTTGCTCCTAGCGGGAAGCTATTACGTCGTCATTCCCATAGCATTGCAGGCTTCTCTTTTATTCACGACTTTATGATCACGCCCCAGTATGCCATCTTTTTCCAAAACCCTGTCAGCTTTAATCCTCTGCCCTTCCTATTAGGAATGCGTGGTGCAGGAGAATGTGTTCAGTTTCAGCCAGATAAGCCAACTAACGTCATTTTGATTGCTCGCGATCCTAGTAATAAAGAAGTTAAAACCTTTAGCGTTGAATCTGGTTTTGTTTTCCATCACGCCAATGCTTTTGAACAAGACAGCAAAGTTTATGTTGATTCTATTACCTATCAAACCTTGCCTCAGGTACAGCCCAATTCTGACTATAAAGCAGTAGACTTTGAGGGTTTAGATCCAGGACAGCTATGGCGATTTACCTTAAACCTAGAAGACGGTTCGGTTGAGCGTCAGATGTTAGAAAGTCGCTGTTGCGAATTTCCTACCCACAACCCAGATAAGGTTGGTCGAAACTATCAGTATTTGTATATTGGTGCTGCACCTAGCGATACAGGGCGTAATGCACCCCTACAGGCAATTCTTAAGTTGGATTTACATACAAAAGAGCGTCAGCTACATTCTTTTGCTCCTAGTGGTTTTGTCAGTGAACCAATTTTTGTGCCTAAACCCAATGCCGAAAAGGAAGATGCTGGCTGGGTATTAACTTTAGTTTATGACGGCAGCAAACACCGTTCGACTTTGGCAATTTTAGATGGAGAAAATTTAGCACAAGAGCCTGTGGCATTATTACACCTTAAACATCATGTTCCTTATGGTTTACATGGTAGCTGGTGTGATGAAGTGTTTATTTAG